In Deltaproteobacteria bacterium GWA2_45_12, the DNA window CTGCAAATATTCTGCTTCAAAATGCCCCCGGGAAAATTGGTGTGATTGACACAACAACCAACAGCATTGTTGGTGTGATTTCATTACAGGGCAGAAACCCTGTTGATATTGTGTATTCCGAAAATGAAAACAAACTATTTGTGGCGCTTCAGGCTCCCTTTAGCGGATTTGGGAATGATTATCCTCATGTGCCCTATGGAGGGGTAGAAATTATCCCTTTAAATGACACCAATCACACTATTTTAATTCACGACAATGATTTGGGTGGTTATGTTGAACGATTGGATTTTGGTTTTGAAAAGGTGTTCATCGTTGCGTCCAATTTTGATGCGAATACTTTTGAATTCACTTCGGCCATCCTCACGATGGCTGAGGAAGGAGAGGCTGCAGGGGATGCGGTATCTCTTATTCCGGAAAGCTCTGATTTGCGGGATATTGGGGTTGATAGCCGTCGTCGACTATGGATCGGAAGGCGTACGATTCAAAGCGGGGACCAGGCCTCCAATCCTCGCGTTGATGTTTACGATATTGATACAGGAAATCTTGTCGGTTCAAATACCAATATTGAAGTGCCGGTGACTTCCATCGCCATCGGGCAATTGTGAGGGGAAGGAGTCAGGAGACAGAATTCAGAAGTCAGTAGGAAAACGGGGAACCTCCGTGTTTTAGCTGTAAGCGGGCGAACATAAAGTTCGCTTACGGAATCCAACGTACGGGCGCTGCTTGCTGCGCCCTTCCCTGTGGGGCGCGCCAAGGGGCGCCCCTACGTGGGCCACTAACAACGAGCAGCGAGCGACTAGAAACTACTAAATTTTCTTCCCTTTTTTTTTCTCTTCTCATAAACAGTAGGGGCGCAATGAATTGCGCCCCCACATTTCATGAACAAAAAACAATTACTCATTATTTTTCTGGTTGTCTTTATCGATCTTCTTGGTTTTGGGATGGTCATTCCCATTCTGCCTTATTACGCCAAAACATTTGGAGCTTCAGGCGTGGAAGTGGGTTGGCTGATGATGAGTTATTCGGCGATGCAGTTTTTGTTTTCCCCTTTTTGGGGAAGGCTTTCTGACAAAATAGGCCGTCGGCCCGTGCTTCTTATATGTTTGGCGGGGATCGGTTCTTCCATGGTTGTGTTGGCCATGGCCTCTTCGTTTATGTGGTTGTTGGTGGCACGGGTTCTTGCCGGATTTTTTGGGGCCAATATTTCTGCGGCCAGTGCCTATATCGCTGATATTACGACCCCGGAAAACAGGGCCAAGGGAATGGGCTTGATTGGCGCTGCTTTTGGAGCGGGGTTTTTGTTTGGGCCGGCATTGGGGGGAATTTTATCCCAATGGGGGTATGACAAAGCGCCCCTGTTTGCCGCGGGGTTAAGTGTGATCAACCTGATTTTTGCCTTTAAGAGTTTAGTTGAACCGGCCCTTTCAGAACGTGAGCGTGCCAGCCATCGCAACCGGTTTAATCGCGAAATGTGGCTTCAAATCATTTCCACTCCACAAACGGGGTTGGCCATTCTTTTGTTTTTCATTGTGACCTTGGGGATTGCCCAAATGGAAACAACCTTTGCCCTTTTTCTTCTGTCCCGTTTTGGGTTGGATGCGTTTCATGCGGGGCTTATCCTGGCGTTGATGGGGCTGATTATGGTGGGTATTCAGGGAGGGGGTATTGGAAAATTGGCAAAGAAGTTTGGGGAAAGAAAACTCATCCTCTATGGAGCTGTTTTAATGATGCTAGCCCTTGGTGGTGCCGGCCTGTCCCGGACCATTCCTTTATTTGTGCTTTTTTCGGCTGTACAGGCCGCAGGCTACGGCATCACCAGCCCCTCACTGATGAGCCTTGTTTCACGCTATGCTCCCGTGGGCCAGCAGGGGGCCACGATGGGCGTGTATCAATCCGCCGGAAGTTTGGGGCGTATTTTGGGTCCCTTGTGTGCCGGATTTTTGTTTGATGTTTTCTCCCCCTCAACCCCGTTTTTTGTGGCTTCAGGGCTTTTCGTGATTGTCTTTTTATTTGGCTCTCTTAAAGGCTCTGCATGGTCTTCCGATGCGACCTGTTGATTCGGATGTGTTCAACAGGCATGTTCAATTCATTCATATTCATCCCAAAGACAGCGAGTTGCTCAAGAGTTTGTGTAAAAAAAGAGGACTGGCAGTGGGCTAAAATCAACGGTATGAACCCCAGGGCAAGCCCTGGACCCAAGATTCCGTCCGCCTTAGGCGGACGGGGTTTTGACCCGGCAAGGCGCGTCCCCGAAGCCAACGAGCGTAGGGGATAAAAAAGGCACGGCCAAGGATGCCGTGCCTTTTGAAGCTTATTTTCTTAAGGGCACCTCTAAAAACTGTTGCAGAGTGACCCTTCGAGAGCCTCAGGGTGTCCATTTTTGTAGGGGCAATTCATGAATTGCCCCTACCCGGACATGCCTATGAGGTTCTCGAACCATGAACTCGAGTTTTTAGAGGTACCCTTAAGCGCTTAGTCGCCCTCACCTCCCGTAATTTGATAGCACTCGATGTGGTTGTGGCCGAGCTCTAGGTTGCTGCAGGTTCCGGCGATGTCGATCCCGCCTTCTTCAATGTCGGCAAACACCACAGTAGCCTCCACTTCCTCATTTTCGCAATCAACGGTCTGATCACCGGCAAAGGCGATCGTGGGTTCCTCTGCATCTTCTCCCAGGGTGGCGGCATTGGCCTCCGTATAGTAATCCGATTCAGTGGGATCAACTTCGGTGGCCGTGGTGCCGTCCCAGGCTTCAAGGGCTGTGCCTGTGTTTTCGTCACCTTCCCCGCACTGGCTGACATAGCCGTTTTTGGCGGCGCCGTCCCCCACTTCCAAAAGGCCGATGCTGTAATCATCGCCCGAGTTGGTGTCATTTAAGCCCAAGGTGGCATAGAGGTTGTTGGTAAAACTGCAGGACTCACCATCGTGGCTGCCGGCGCCGCTCATGAACCCCGTGATGGTCGCGCTATCCGAGGACTGATTGAAGGTGATGTCCCCGTAGAAATCAGAGCCGTTTTCTTCGTCGGCGAAGACATGTTGCATGTGGATGACCTTGGGCGTAGCTACGCCGTTAAGCTCATCGACGAACTCCCCATCCACAAGGGTCCCGCTGACCTCGATGGAATCTCTATACGTTTGGCTTCCTTGGGAACCGATGTTGAGCGCTTCCATGGCGAATGTAGTGCCAGAAATCGTTTGGCTGATGTACATGCTCTGTTCGTTCTCATCCCCACTGTCGCCGCACGCGAACATCTCAAAATTGGTCACGGCGCCGCTTGAGTCCTTGACTACCTTGAATTTGATTTTTGAGGGGCCACCGGCGTCTTCACCCTCATCAAAGCTTGACCCCGCGAAGTCCAGGTCAAAGACATGGTATTCGCCATCATAAATATCGATGCCTTCCGTGTTGGCAAAGGCGTCAAAGGTCGTGGTGATGTAGCAGAGGATCAAATCCCCACGTGCCGCTTCGCTGATGGCGGTCTTGCTCATGTTAAACGCCTCGCAGGCGGCCTGGCTTGAGTCGCTGTCAAAATCATCACTGTCGATGGTTCCCAGGGGCATACCGGTAGTGCTATCCCCCAAGGCTTTCACCATAAGGGCCGACATGGAAGCGTCGGCACCGTCCGTGACGGGGCTTGTGGCTGAAGGTAATTCACTGACTAACGCGACGCCGGATGAATCATCACTGTCATCCGATGAAGAGCTCGTTCCTGATGAGCTGCACGCTGTGTTAAGGGCCATTAAGCCCATAAAGATGAAATAAAATAATCTTTTCATAGTTCCCCCTGTTTGGTTGTGAAAAGCTGAATGTCTCCAAAAAGAAAGCAAGCTCTGTGCCAAGGGCCTGTCTTTTTTATGGCCTGTAAATCATTGATATCAAAAAATTAAATTCAAGATGCTTTGAAGCTTGTGGAGGGATATTCGTCAAAAAAATGCCTTGGTAGGAAAAAAGGAGGGGGTAAAAAAAGAAAAAAAGAAAAGAAAAAAGGGGTGGGAAGTTTAGCACTTTCCCCACCCCTTTATTGGGCAGGTTTGCAGGAAAAACAATTTAAAAGAATTTCCGCCTGCGGGCATCTGCCTGTTTCTCCCTTGAGCTAAGCAGGGGAGATGGCAGATGCACATGGCAGGCAAGATATTATTGCAACACTCCTCCAATAACAGCAGGAGCGTTGGTCACAGTGGGTGCATCACCCATTTCCGGATCTGTGAATTCGTTCGTCGGCGCGGAAGGCAGGTTGTCGATGCTCAAGGTGTTGCACTCGCTGGAATCCTCTTCTTCTTGCATGGATTGTTCAATGGTCATCTGGCGGACGTAGTAGGTGGCATCGCCGCAGGTGAGTTCCGTTCCATCTTCAATGGCGAACTTGGCGCGCCAGTGCTCAAAATCGCTATCCTCTTTTTCAATTTTCTCGAAAGGAATCCCATGAAGCTCACCTTCCCCAGAATAATCCAAGAGGTAGGTGCCATTCTCTTCACTTTCATAAAGGCATTGAAGAGGAGGATCAAAGGCAACGGCATCTCCATTGCTGTCAATGAGCCCTGAGTATTTGTTCCATTCATTGGGACCTGTTTCATAATTATAGGAAACAGCTTGGTCCCAGGCTTCCCAGATGGCGGTCATTCCCTCGGTTGAAGTAAGCATGGCGCCTGAATGCGTCCCCCAGCCGTTGAGGCCAAAGGGATCTACATTGGCCGCTTCAGCATCCGAAATAGACACACTCTCACCCCCATAGGTAAGATTAAAGTTGCTATCAAGAATGTACACATAGGGTTCGGGAAGCTCTTCGGGTTCCCACTGGTCAGTCTCCTCATTCAATACCCACTCTTGGGTCTTATTATCAGAATAAGTGGTTCCATTGTTAAAATCATCAGCCGTTAAGTTAGGTTTCGGGCAGTCAAAGTAGCAATACAGGGTGACATCCCCGTTTGCAAACATATCATCTGACGGGGTGACAAATTCTTCGGTGAAGTAGGTGCATGTTTGATCGGCGCTGAAGGCTCCATTTTCATCGGTAACACAGTTGACACTGCCAAAGCCCTGCTTCCAGATGCCAAACCATTCGTAAGTTTCAAACTCCATAACCTCTTCAGGATCCAGGGCGGTTATTTCGCATCCATTTTCTCCGCATGATTGGGTTCCTGTTTTCACAAAATTGGTTCCATTCCATTCAACGGTATATGCTGTGCCGTCTTCCCAGTCCGACCATTGATAGGTGTCTCCTTCAAGGTCGGCTAAAGTCATTTCCCCTTTTGTTCTTTTGATGACTCTTCCGTTGGCTTGTGTAAAGGTATAGGTATTTTCTCCTTCATCATCGGTTACTTGATCCCCATTTGTAAGGGTGAGGTGATCGGGAACCCAAATGCCCCAATAACCAGCCCATGCGAAATTGTCTCCCGTATCGGACTCGCCAATTTTAATACCAAAGCCGGAATTACGGTCCACAACCGCACCTGTTTCATCATAGAGGTTGTAGCGCCAGACGTTTTTGTTAAAGTTGACACGGTCCATGCAAACATTTCGGGTTCCTTCCAGTGTTTCAAAAGAGGTCAGGTAATGGGCCGAATCAAAGGCAATACCGATGGTTTGTAGAGAGCCTTCTCCGGCACCTTCAGCGCCTTCAGCTCCTTCTTCCCCATCTGGCCCGCCAAAGTCAAGGCGGCTGCCAAAGGCCACACCGCTATCTTCACCCGGGGTTAAAACGGCATGGACTTGTTCGCTACCATCACCAATGTTCATTTGAATATCGATAAAACCAAGATCGGTTTCAGAAACCGTGAGGTTTCCTGTGCCTGCCAATTCACCTTCCATGAATTCAGAAAAGTTGATCGTAAAAAGACCGAAGGGATTGGTTGCTGAAGCGGCTTCGGTGACCACCATTTGGGCATGGATTTCATCGGCAAAATCATCATCGGTCAATTCAATCCATGCATTAACCACGTGGGGGCTGGAGTTACTTGCTCGCGATGAATTGACAGTCCATTTTTCAAAGGATTCAGTCTCTGAGGAACTTTGGTTGCTACTGTCAGAGGAATGGTCCTCGCGTCGATCACAGGGGCCCGTATCGATCATGGCGATGTAATCCCCTAAATTTACCATGTCGGGGTATCGAGTTTGGCCGATCATACACATGATGGAATTGATTTCATCCAACACTTCCATCGATTCGTCATAAACATACAGTTCTGGGACATCGGTGATGTAAGCGCCGGAAGTAGGTACGGCAGCCAGGATAGCGGCTCTCATTAGACCACTGATGGAACCAGAGCCTGAATCATCTTGAGCCGTTACCAAGGCCATTTGTTCGCCAATTTCCAAGCCACTGACGTCCGTATCATCGGAACTGTCCGAGGAGCTACTTCCCCCACTACAGGAAGTAAGAAAAACAAAACTCATGAATAATGAAAAAATTAAAAAAATATGATGTACCACATATCCTCCTTTTCAACCCCGTGTGTATGGGAGGTAAAGCAAGGACAGTGCCAATGTGTTCTTTGTAGTAAAGATCTGAATTTATTTGATTTTTGTTTTTTTGATACGGAGGAAATAGCCATTTTTTTGTCTTTAACTAGGCAAATAAGTCTAAATACGTCTAAAAAATGACGGTTTAGTTTGAGTAGGATATGCTGAGTCTCAAAGGGATCCCTTCGGGGGCTGAATGAATTAATTTGAATCAGATTGATGGTTCGATTGCTGCGTAACGTAGCGGAGAGCACCGTTTGTGGAACCGTATGCAGGATAAGCTCAGAGTGGCCCGTTTTTGTAAGATGTTTTTGTAAGGTGTGTGTAAGGGCAATTCATGAATTGCCCTTACACACACCTTACACGGCCCTTACCTTTTATAAAAATTTAGAAAAATTTCTGGACACAATCAGTTTGTCTGATGTAATCAGCCAACTTTTTTAAGCGACTATTTAAGCCAGGTTTTTTCAAGTTTAGCAGGTTTTTGTTCATGTTAAAGCTTACCGATCTACAAAAGAAGATAATCGGACTTGTTCTCCTTCTCGTACTGGTGGGTGGTTTTTTTCTTGTGCGGTTTTTGTGGGGGTTGGGCAATAATTTGGGCTATGCTCCCGATCAGCCCATTCCGTTTAGCCATAAAATTCATGCCGGCGACAACAAGATTCCCTGTTTGTATTGCCATTCCAATGCCGACAATTCAAAACATTCAACCATCCCCAGCATGAATGTTTGCATGAATTGTCACCGTGTGGTGAAAACAGAGAGCCCTTTTATCCAGGAACTCACCAAAACCTATAATGAAGGAAAAGCCTTTGAATGGGTAAAAGTCAACGATGTCCCGGACTATGTTTATTTTAATCACAAGCGCCATGTGACCAAGGGAATTGATTGCGCCCAGTGCCATGGGGATGTGGCCAGTAAGGCCAAAATTGATCAGGTGCAGACATTGCAAATGGGTTTTTGCATGGATTGTCATCGCGCCAATTATGTGCCGACGGATTGTTTGACGTGCCATCATTAAAGTCGGACGGGTCAGACGCGTCTGACCCGTCGGACCAGTCAGAATAAAATGGAGAAAGAACCAAAAAAATACTGGATGGGCTTGGAGGAATACCACGGCACCAAGGAATTCACCGAAAATGCCGGCAAGGAATTCCCCATCCCCCCTCCCATGCAAGAAGTCACCGAAATGGATCGTCGTGGCTTTTTGAAGGTGATGGGCGCAGGGCTTCTTTTGGCGACAAGCGCTTGCACACGTCGTCCTGTTGAAAAAGTGATCCCCTACGTGAACAAGCCCGAAGAAATCACTCCGGGAATTGCCAATTGGTATACATCCACCTGCCAGGAATGTTCGGCCCAGTGTGGACTTCTTGTCAAAACGCGCGAAGGTCGTCCCATCAAACTTGAAGGGAATCCAGACCACGCCCTCAGTCAGGGTGGACTGTGTGCGCGTGGCCAGGCTTCCATCCTTAATTTGTATTATCCAGGGCGCCTTAAGGGCCCCGTGGCCGTGGGACGTTCGGGGGCTTTCAACGAAATTTCATGGACAGAGGCCGATGCTTCCATGGCAACCAGGTTGGCTCAAATAAAAAAAGAGGGGAAAAGTGTTGTGGTGCTTTCAGGAGTTGTAGGGAGCCCCGCCACCAAAAATCTTGTCCGGAATTTTTTGAAGTCTTATTCCGGGTCCAGGCATGTCTCCTATGAAGGGGTGGTTCCTGAGGAAATTGCCGAAGGGCAACGCCTTTCTTATGGCCAAAAAATGATTCCCCGTTATCGTTTGGATCAAGCCGATGTTGTTGTTTCGTTGGGGGCTGATTTTTTGGGGACTTATCTTTCGCCTGTTGAATTTTCAAAAAACTTTTCAAAGAGACGCCAGGTTGAAAAGGATTCCATGTTGAAATTGGTTGTTGTGGAATCGGGGCTTTCCCTTACCGGGAGCAATGCAGACATTCATATCCCTGTAAGTAACGGAGATGAACTTTCGATAGGTTTGGCTTTGGCCCATGAAATAAGCCTTGTGCACGGAAGGGGCTCAGTCAATGGGGAGGCCCGTCGTGTCCTTTCAAATTATTCCATTGAAAAAGTAAGTGCCCAAACAGGGGTGTCTGCCGATGTGCTTCGTAGCGTGGCCAAAGACCTGATCAAGGCCGGTTCCCGCGCGCTTGTGTTAGGGGGGGCTGTCAAAGCCAAGAATGCAGTGGCCTTGCAAGTGGTGGCCAATTTAATTAATTCGAGCCTTGGGTCTGATGGCGTGACGGTGGATGCGGCTGTTTCTCCTTCCATGCAGGCGGATAGTTCTTTTGCGGATCTTTTGGATTTGGCAGATGACATGCAAAAGGGGAAGGTGGGGGCTTTGCTCATTGTTGATTCAAACCCCGTTTATACCTTGCCTGAATCCCTCGATTTTGCTGAAAGCCTTTCCAAGGTTGGCTTGGTCGTTTCTTTTGCAAACAGCATGGATGAAACTTCCGCCTTGGCTGATTTTATCCTGCCCCAGGGTCATTATTTGGAACGTTGGGGCGATGCCAATCCTCAATCTAAAGTGTTTAGTCTGGTACAGCCAGCCATTCGTCCTTTATATAATACCCGTTCATTTCAAGATACCCTCCTTACCTGGAGTGGCTCTTCTTTAAGCTGGCATGAGGCTCTTAAAAATTACTGGCAGGAAAATATCTATCCCCTACGCTCGTTGGCTTCGGGGACGCGCCTTGCCGGGTCAAAACCCTGTCCGGCCTTAGGCGGACGGAATCTTGGGTCCAGGGCTTGCCTTGGGGTTGATACCCTTGATCGCTTCTCCAGCGGATTTGGCTCTTTCGAGGGTTTCTGGGACCATGTTTTACAGACGGGTTGCCTGGATGCCCGTGGCCCTGAAAAAGAACGCGTTGCTTCTTCCCGCAATTTTAACGGGGGCGCTCTTTCTGTTATTCCCTCTCTTGAAGTTTCTTCGGATTATTCTTTAAGCTTGTATCCTTCCATTGCTTTGTATGATGGCCGTTCGGCTTCCAATGCGTGGTTGCAGGAATTGCCCGACCCCATCGCGAAAATTTCGTGGGCCAACTATGTTTCCATTTCTCCCAAAGCGGCAGACGATTTCAAACTTGTTGAAGAGGATGTGGTGAGCCTTTCAGGAGTTGGTTTTGATTCTTTGGAGTTGCCCGTTCATATTCAACCCAAATTAAATGAAAAAACAATGATGCTGGCAGTGGGATATGGACGTACCCAAGTAGGCGATGCCCCTGATTTTACTTATGCCCGTGTCAACATGGGGCAGGTTGGTAAGGATATCGGAACCAATGCTTATCCTTTGCAGAATCTGTCCGATAATTTTCCTGTTTGGGGAAGCCTGGTTTTAAACAGAATTGTTAAAACGGGCAAAAAAGCCTTATTTGCCGACTCTCAAAGCCAGCATCGTTTAAACGAACGTGACATTGTCAAAGAAGCCACTTTTGATGAATATTTAAAAAATCCCCATGCAGGGAACACGCATCACGAAGAGTTGATCAGCTTGTGGAAGCCCCATGAATACAATGGTTACAAATGGGGGATGAGCGTTGATTTGACCAAGTGCACCGGTTGCAGTGCCTGTGTGATCGGGTGCCAATCTGAAAATAATATTCCCGTGGTGGGCCCTGACCAAATTGCCAAGGGGCGCATCATGCACTGGCTGCGCATTGACCGTTATTATCAGGGGGAACTTGAAAATCCGGAAATTGTTTACCAGCCCATGATGTGCCAGCAATGCGATCATGCTCCTTGTGAAACAGTGTGCCCTGTGGCGGCCACCGTTCATAGCCCTGAAGGTTTAAACGAGATGATTTACAACCGTTGTGTGGGAACACGGTATTGTTCCAACAACTGTCCTTATAAAGTGCGTCGGTTCAACTTTTTTGAGTTTTCAAAAGAATACATCAGCCCCATGAACCTTGCTTTAAACCCCGACATCACCACACGAAGCCGGGGTGTCATGGAAAAATGCACCTTTTGTGTGCAAAGAATTCGTGAAGCCAAAGATAGTGCCAAAGATACGGGGAGGTTGGTGGCCGATGGAGAAATCAAGACAGCTTGTCAGCAGAGCTGTCCCACGGATGCCATTGTGTTTGGAAATACCAACGACCATGAAAGCCTGGTGGCCAAAGAGACTCATTCGCCGCGAGGGTTCCATGTGTTGGAGGAAGTTAACGCCCGACCCCAGGTGGCCTATTTGACGAAGATTAGGAATTCTTAGGTACGGGCGAATCTTGTATTCGCCCCTACCAAAAATTTTTTATGGAAACAGCAATTGCGACAATTGAAAAAGAACCCCTGGTTGAACCGGGGAAAACCTATGCCGATTTGGCTAATGATGTTTGCAAACCATTAGAAAGTTTTCCAACGGGGAAATGGTATGCCTGTTTTGCTTTTTCGCTGGCTGCGTTGATTGTGGGTGTTTACTGTGGACACGGCTTGTTTACCCGGGGCATCGGGGTCTGGGGGCTTAATCAACCCGTGGGTTGGGCGGTTGATATCACCAATTTCGTTTTCTGGATTGGTATCGGGCACGCGGGCACCCTTATTTCAGCCATTCTCTTTTTATTCCGCCAAAAATGGCGCACCGCCATTAACCGTTCTGCCGAGGCGATGACCATCTTTGCCGTGATGACAGCCGGCATATGGCCCCTTATCCATACGGGCCGTCCATGGTTGGCCTTTTATTGGTTGTTTCCTTACCCGAACCAAAGACAGTTGTGGGTGAATTTCAGGTCTCCCTTGTTATGGGACGTGTTTGCGGTTTCAACCTATTTTACGATTTCACTCTTGTTTTGGTATATCGGCCTTATCCCTGACATTGCTACCGTTCGTGATCGCGCCAAAAACAAGATTCGCAAATTTGTTTATACTGTTCTTTCCTTCGGCTGGCGGGGTTCCGCACGCAATTGGAATCACTATGAAATGACTTATCTTATTCTTGCGGGTTTGAGCACTCCGCTGGTTCTTTCAGTTCATAGTATCGTAAGCTTTGACTTTGCCGTTTCTATCTTGCCGGGCTGGCACACCACCATTTTCCCCCCCTATTTTGTGGCNNNNNNNNNNNNNNCAGGGTTTGCCATGGTGCTCACCCTTTTGGTGATCGCCCGCGAAGTCTTTAATTTAAAGGCTTATATCAAGCTTGTTCATTTGGAGAACATGAACAAGATCATGCTGCTGACGGGCATGATGGTGGGTTATGCCTATATCATGGAATTT includes these proteins:
- a CDS encoding cytochrome C; the protein is MLKLTDLQKKIIGLVLLLVLVGGFFLVRFLWGLGNNLGYAPDQPIPFSHKIHAGDNKIPCLYCHSNADNSKHSTIPSMNVCMNCHRVVKTESPFIQELTKTYNEGKAFEWVKVNDVPDYVYFNHKRHVTKGIDCAQCHGDVASKAKIDQVQTLQMGFCMDCHRANYVPTDCLTCHH